A stretch of Plasmodium vinckei vinckei genome assembly, chromosome: PVVCY_05 DNA encodes these proteins:
- a CDS encoding methionine--tRNA ligase, putative — protein sequence MLAAHIYKLPVELSDDFFFTRTFEVEKSLVVNKRPLLIYENKFVSSTNAICFLLHRLRNKGINVKSLDDKLRLYLTWIEWSDVLEKNIERLNKKKIIESLDLLESYLSENINKEFICDGAEEIKREDGCDETDQSQENGTCGITLADIYVYTSLKYSNIVICNESWSHINSYVERINNLEDVQKVIETVEKVHKLKNIYSLFISKICEKNINDHVKNENFYITTAINYVNGDPHIGHAYEIVLADTIARYHRNLGRDLFFTTGADEHGLKIANQAARNNITPQELCDQNVIKFKKLNKDLHTTEDYYVRTTAEIHKNIAQSIWTQCMENGDIYLGEYEGWYNVREETYIPENEAKLMNYMDPLNNVKLEKMKEPSYFFRMSKYQDRLLQHIHDNPDFIQPEKNRNEILQRLKEPLEDLSCSRTKFSWGIPVPNDPKHVMYVWMDALINYYSNCFINNQERMKYWPADIHIIGKDIVWFHAVIFPTILMSINIELPKCIFSHGFVLAGDGKKMSKSLKNVIDPKEIIEAYGSDAFRFHVVKESKRGYDMRFDVDNLVDMCNSDLADTIGNLVQRTLSLCFLSNNAKIPPLYDDIDVELPFCMLHFINRIEYYMKNFHIHKFCEKTVNVCKDLNKFLTDLAPWKYKKESEQNKKLHIIRLMLESIYFIAHYIDIVVPMIASQIFSQLNTPKKKIVDLNPWLNNLEEGVIINNDHVLFKKFEVESVKIKIQKVIMKLSKVIKVIEHGELKNSTLYEIETDDGKYIALLNLPHNESHINTLTVAIMNIKPLTINNITVTSIIPHVHKEIFKFSPDENIPVGTLIHAKNYKTLVKQRDNLTKKEINSLQLSIINNNCFYEKNVPLVFGSSDNPFYHATQTSGTLNFFS from the coding sequence ATGCTGGCAGCccacatatataaattgcCGGTAGAGCTAAGtgatgatttttttttcactcgTACATTTGAAGTTGAGAAAAGTTTAGTAGTAAATAAGAGGCCACTGCTTATTTATGAAAACAAATTTGTAAGTTCCACAAATgcaatatgttttttattgcaTCGATTAAGAAATAAAGGTATAAACGTAAAAAGTTTAGATGACAAACTACGTTTATATTTGACATGGATCGAATGGAGTGATgtattagaaaaaaacattgagcgcttgaataaaaaaaaaataattgaaagTTTAGATTTGTTAGAGTCTTATTTGAGCGAGAATATTAACAAGGAGTTTATATGTGATGGAGCTGAGGAAATCAAAAGAGAGGATGGATGCGATGAAACAGATCAAAGCCAAGAAAATGGTACGTGTGGAATTACATTAGCAGATATCTATGTATACACATCTTTGAAATATTCGAATATTGTTATATGCAATGAAAGTTGGTCACATATAAACAGCTATGTAGAAAggataaataatttagaaGATGTACAAAAAGTAATAGAAACAGTTGAAAAGGttcataaattaaaaaatatatatagtttatttatatcaaaaatttgtgaaaaaaatattaatgatcatgtaaaaaatgagaatttttatataactaCTGCTATTAATTATGTAAATGGTGACCCACATATAGGTCATGCATACGAAATCGTATTAGCTGACACAATAGCTAGATATCACAGAAATTTAGGAAGAGATTTGTTTTTTACAACCGGTGCAGATGAGCATGGATTAAAGATAGCAAATCAAGCAGcaagaaataatataacacCACAAGAGTTATGTGAccaaaatgtaataaaatttaaaaaattaaataaagattTACATACCACAGAAGATTATTATGTTCGAACAACTGCAgaaattcataaaaatattgcacAATCTATATGGACACAATGCATGGAAAATggtgatatatatttgggTGAATATGAAGGATGGTATAATGTTCGAGAAGAGACATATATACCCGAAAATGAAGCTaaattaatgaattatatggacccattaaataatgtaaaactagaaaaaatgaaagaacCGTCGTATTTTTTTAGGATGTCTAAATATCAAGATAGATTATTACAACATATACATGATAACCCAGATTTTATACAACCAGAAAAGAATagaaatgaaatattacaaCGATTAAAAGAACCATTAGAAGATTTGTCTTGTAGTAGGACAAAATTCAGTTGGGGTATTCCTGTCCCAAATGATCCAAAGCATGTAATGTATGTATGGATGGATgcattaataaattactATTCGAATTGCTTTATAAATAACCAAGAAAGAATGAAATATTGGCCAGCagatattcatataatagGAAAAGATATTGTTTGGTTTCATGCAGTAATTTTCCcaacaattttaatgtctataaatatagaattaCCTAAGTGTATATTTTCACATGGTTTTGTATTAGCTGGTGATGgtaaaaaaatgtcaaaatctttaaaaaatgtgattGATCCAAAAGAAATTATAGAAGCATATGGATCAGATGCATTTAGATTTCATGTAGTAAAAGAATCTAAAAGAGGATATGATATGAGATTTGATGTAGATAATTTAGTTGATATGTGTAACTCTGATTTAGCTGATACGATAGGAAATTTAGTACAACGAACATTGTCGCTTTGctttttatcaaataatgCAAAAATCCCACCTTTATATGATGATATAGATGTTGAATTACCATTCTGTATGCtccattttattaacagaatagaatattatatgaaaaattttcatattcataAATTCTGTGAGAAAACAGTAAATGTTTGTAAAGATTTAAATAAGTTTTTAACCGATTTAGCCCcatggaaatataaaaaagaatcggaacaaaataaaaaattacatatcATAAGATTAATGTTAGAatctatttattttattgcaCATTACATAGATATAGTTGTCCCAATGATAGCATCACAAATATTTAGCCAATTAAATACAccgaaaaagaaaattgtGGATTTAAATCCATGGCTAAACAATTTGGAAGAAGGtgtaataattaataacgatcatgttttatttaaaaaatttgaagtAGAAAGTGttaagataaaaatacaaaaagtTATTATGAAATTATCTAAAGTTATTAAAGTTATAGAACATggagaattaaaaaattcaacCCTTTATGAAATTGAAACAGATGacggaaaatatatagctCTTCTAAATTTACCACATAATGAAAGTCACATTAATACATTAACAGTAGctattatgaatataaaaccTCTTaccataaataatataacagTAACTTCTATCATTCCACATGTACATAaagaaatttttaaatttagcCCAGATGAAAACATACCCGTTGGTACTTTAATACATgccaaaaattataaaacttTAGTTAAACAAAGAGATAATTTGACAAAAAAAGAGATTAACTCATTACAGCTCtcaataattaataataattgtttttatgaaaaaaatgtccCCTTAGTTTTCGGTTCCTCTGACAACCCATTTTACCATGCAACTCAAACCTCAGGCACCctcaatttttttagctAA
- a CDS encoding tRNA pseudouridine synthase D, putative encodes MNLPYIENHGIEYLIRKNIHNLEGINGKVKTIFEDFHVHEITKNNIILHLDEIINKDKINQILEDKEKHDEINIFQNISNSDLSIQHFKKHINESDQDVFKKFLDILHQIYLLKQKKTQKNEFEHDEVENNKIESSNNEPLQKSRRKFTIPYCVLTKFDDPTLYEYNDQTNGDQKSKSNDIISVDEKKKIARKNIHNAINKYFPFLLTETKTVTKLDTVISHGNILADQIGNNLNESYTYEHLNCQINNDHQVQNEDKENDKKPFTIIEVYPNFNCLKIITPPEIFDKLKSNAKKLRSNKNDDFENVILEGLKKLKDINKDKNNHDIRMSLENKTEYHNDINQQKDTHLNSFQDKPGSNYDDTINDDTTCDIFPNHSLRKKRKINELSNEENSIPILSNTNNLSSPQADQVSKCEKDIYTESGAYTTDAIIKEEIKTNCLKNDNNSYKMPQEKEGECLSNDNFIDKINKMREEKRSKKRDKKYLHFNLYKENKDICEILKKLKIIFKKNNSDISYCGIKDKRGITIQKFCIQKIKKEDIYKMLINNNNWCNNVYLSNLEYKKNKLSLGYLKGNFFKILIRGVNNNEDEKIRFHNLFEILKNFGFINYYGHQRFGSKKVKNYQIGISILKKNYKQALFLIIENTDLDPEKKKVLMNYLDKVEKEFIQSNNIIHKSENENVNINGDDRSNAELNEIGPTDPNSGLKPDNETQILNSNSDKAIKVAAIKNENNFEKKKKKWQKNNDYSNRFLNKKQNEKNIIPNEIEEIINSISNNSYVEKIILGSLKNSHNFKNAFINIPKDIFSLFIHATQSLIFNILVNIRMNKFGFKVVIGDLVQVPHKGNYETELKSHDEVNSDYSNDSMNESETNYPERKLNDSFSNNEIDFDENKIIIITEENISQYNIYDAVLPLPGDKNTLFPSNLIDEYKKVLGSFELSFDHFKSDKYLFNASGGYRKIVVKPSNLHSVFIKADLTKKNTIPIIKGDLYNLMNHKNEEIDQQVDQDIVFTNSSLYHEHLIKEIPNYQDMSSIFLTCSLPKSSYITVALMEIIK; translated from the coding sequence ATGAATTTACCATATATTGAAAATCATGGAATTGAATATCTGATtaggaaaaatatacataatctCGAAGGTATAAATGGTAAagtaaaaacaattttcGAAGATTTTCATGTTCAcgaaataacaaaaaataacattatCCTACATTTggatgaaataataaacaaagataaaattaatCAAATTTTAGAAGACAAAGAAAAGCATGATGAaatcaatatttttcaaaatataagtaATTCAGATTTATCTATtcaacattttaaaaaacatataaatgaGTCTGATCAAGATGTTTTCAAAAAGTTTTTGGATATTCTGCaccaaatatatttactaaaacaaaaaaaaacacaaaaaaatgaatttgaACACGATGAGGTagaaaacaataaaattgaatCTTCAAATAATGAACCTCTTCAAAAATCAAGAAGAAAATTCACAATTCCATATTGTGttttaacaaaatttgACGATCCTACTTTATACGAATATAATGATCAAACTAACGGCGATCAAAAAAGCAAATCAAATGATATCATATCAgttgatgaaaaaaaaaaaattgcaagaaaaaatatacacaatgctataaataaatatttcccttttttattaactgAAACAAAAACCGTTACTAAATTGGATACAGTTATATCACatggaaatatattagCCGATCAGATAGGtaacaatttaaatgaatcATATACATACGAACATTTAAATTGccaaattaataatgacCATCAAGTACAAAATGAGGATAaggaaaatgataaaaaaccTTTTACAATCATAGAAGTTTATCCAAATTTTAATTGtcttaaaattattacacCTCCTGAGATATTCGACAAATTAAAGTCGAATGCTAAAAAATTACGttctaataaaaatgacgattttgaaaatgttattttagaaggattaaaaaaattaaaagatattaataaggataaaaataacCACGATATAAGAATGTCCTTGGAAAATAAAACCGAATAccataatgatataaatcaACAAAAAGATACCCATTTAAATTCATTTCAAGATAAACCGGGGTCGAATTATGATGACACAATTAATGATGATACTACATGTGATATTTTTCCAAACCATTCCCTCAGAAAAAAACGTAAAATCAATGAATTATCAAATGAGGAGAATTCCATTCCTATTTTGAGTAATACCAATAATTTATCTAGCCCCCAAGCCGATCAAGTAAGTAAATGTGAAAAAGATATCTATACAGAATCTGGGGCCTATACAACTGATgctataataaaagaagaaatCAAAACCAATTGCTTAAAAAACGATAATAATAGTTATAAAATGCCTCAGGAAAAGGAAGGGGAATGCTTAAGTAATGACAACTTTATAGATAAGATTAACAAAATGAgagaagaaaaaagaagcaaaaaaagagataaaaaatatttacattttaacCTGtacaaagaaaataaagatatatgcgaaatattgaaaaaattaaaaataattttcaaaaaaaacaattctGATATATCTTATTGTGGAATTAAGGACAAAAGAGGAATAACAATACAAAAATTTTGCATCcagaaaattaaaaaagaagacatatataaaatgttaattaataataacaattgGTGTAataatgtttatttatccaatttagaatataaaaaaaataaattatctttaggatatttaaaaggaaattttttcaaaattttaattaggggagtaaataataatgaagatgaaaaaataagattTCATAACCtttttgaaattttaaaaaattttggctttattaattattatggCCATCAAAGATTTGGTAgtaaaaaagttaaaaacTATCAAATTGGTATttctattttaaaaaaaaactacaAGCAAGCTCTTTTTCTTATCATTGAGAATACAGATTTGGATCCTGAGAAAAAGAAGGTATTAATGAACTATCTGGATAAGGTGGAGAAAGAATTTATTCAATCTAACAATATTATCCATAAAAGTGAGaatgaaaatgtaaatataaatggaGATGATAGATCAAATGCCGAACTAAATGAAATAGGACCCACTGATCCGAACTCAGGTCTAAAACCAGACAACGAAACTCAAATTCTGAACTCAAATTCAGACAAAGCAATAAAAGTAGCagcaataaaaaatgaaaacaatttcgaaaaaaaaaaaaaaaagtggcagaaaaataatgattattCAAATCGTTTTCTTaacaaaaaacaaaacgaaaaaaatataatacctAATGAAAtagaagaaataataaattcaaTATCAAACAATTCTTatgttgaaaaaattatattagggtcattaaaaaatagtcacaattttaaaaacgcatttataaatataccaaaagatatattttcGTTGTTTATACATGCAACACAaagtttaatttttaatattttagttAATATCAGAATGAACAAATTTGGATTTAAAGTTGTGATAGGCGATTTAGTTCAAGTACCCCATAAAGGCAATTATGAAACTGAATTAAAGAGTCATGATGAAGTAAATTCAGACTACTCAAACGACAGTATGAACGAATCAGAAACAAATTATCCTGAGAGAAAACTAAATGAttcattttcaaataatgaaattgaTTTTgatgaaaacaaaataattataataacagaagaaaatatttcccaatataatatttacgATGCCGTTTTACCTCTCCCCggtgataaaaatacacTTTTCCCTTCTAACTTAAttgatgaatataaaaaagttttaGGTTCTTTTGAATTATCATTTGATCATTTTAAATCagacaaatatttatttaatgcaTCAGGAGGGTATAGAAAAATTGTAGTCAAGCCATCTAATCTTCATTCCGTTTTTATTAAAGCGGACTTAACAAAGAAAAACACAATACCAATAATAAAAGGCGACTTGTATAATTTGATGaatcataaaaatgaagagaTTGACCAACAAGTTGACCAGGATATTGTTTTTACTAACAGCAGTTTATACCATGAGCATTTAATTAAAGAAATACCAAATTATCAAGATATGTcgtcaatttttttaacttgcTCTTTACCTAAATCTTCTTATATTACTGTTGCACTTATGGAGATAATCAAATAA
- a CDS encoding CCAT-binding transcription factor-like protein, putative → MKTNLVFALFFLFISVRGSNANLRGQSESNISSEGQSGDTEQQANINAQTQGSTSVPGNGGVPGTGAVPGAVPGAVPGAVPGAVPGAVPGAVPGAVPGAVPGAVPGAVPGAVPGAVPGAVPGAGDRTDQTEEPQNGLEEISIGTENNQITEEELAVCEEIEESYDDMDDEEDQIAEDFEINNEEDEENEEEEDTEDEEEDAGEEEQTQSTENTEAGEQGNTQTQESNATTGGENATPNGNESPAQVNTNESAQNKKKDTTKGAAPLTTTKAQDSITENSKEEAKEIMKTLVTMFDDADVIDEPIGDFSDDISQFLII, encoded by the coding sequence atgaagacTAATTTGGTTTTcgctttatttttcttgTTCATAAGTGTGCGTGGATCCAATGCTAATTTAAGAGGGCAATCTGAATCAAATATTTCATCAGAAGGACAAAGTGGCGATACTGAACAACAAGCAAATATTAATGCACAAACTCAAGGATCTACATCTGTACCTGGTAATGGCGGAGTTCCTGGTACTGGTGCCGTTCCAGGTGCCGTTCCAGGTGCTGTCCCAGGTGCTGTCCCAGGTGCTGTCCCAGGTGCCGTTCCAGGTGCTGTCCCAGGTGCCGTTCCAGGTGCTGTCCCAGGTGCCGTTCCAGGTGCTGTCCCAGGTGCCGTTCCAGGTGCCGTTCCAGGTGCCGTTCCAGGTGCTGGTGATAGAACTGACCAAACTGAGGAACCACAAAATGGATTAGAGGAAATATCGATAGGCACTGAGAATAATCAGATAACAGAAGAAGAATTAGCTGTGTGTGAAGAAATTGAGGAAAGTTATGATGACATGGACGATGAAGAAGATCAAATAGCAGAAGActttgaaataaataatgaagaagacgaagaaaatgaagaagagGAAGACACCGAGGACGAAGAGGAAGACGCCGGAGAAGAAGAGCAAACACAATCAACAGAAAATACCGAAGCAGGAGAACAAGGCAATACACAAACACAAGAATCAAATGCTACTACTGGTGGAGAAAATGCCACTCCTAATGGTAATGAATCACCTGCACAGGTCAATACTAACGAAAGTgctcaaaataaaaagaaagacACAACTAAGGGTGCAGCACCTTTAACTACCACCAAAGCTCAAGACTCAATTACTGAGAATTCTAAAGAAGAAGCtaaagaaataatgaaaactTTAGTTACTATGTTCGACGATGCCGATGTAATTGATGAACCTATAGGTGATTTTTCAGATGATATTTCACAAtttcttattatataa
- a CDS encoding CCAT-binding transcription factor-like protein, putative has product MKNNIIKISFAIFFLSYYVSEINGNVTNKNKFNLRSYFTKNEDLNNASDNENVHGESEEKIVTVTNQTTLSGTPSVQTSGDTPQARGVNSTDISLTQGNNTEQPCTECESECTENCTDCHDEDCTECHDEDCTDCHDETCTDCHDESCPDCQTECTDACREECAQMRAANNPNCEECKKILNPKNPETHGAEHERQTTPEVQIVIEDITNDTKSMPDEDEPVCDEQLDEGGDNEEEEDNVDIEDVEIIESTEEIEDSNDSEDLELELEGEEVTNVNTDGQEGNEGETEATVTNENGNSNTNTNEVANNNQTNNTNNANNSQTNNTNSTNNNNNGANLLIKEYKGNTNGTTENENILDNALSGIDDNQFSSDIQDFSQDITEYALMEDDI; this is encoded by the coding sequence atgaaaaataatattataaaaattagttttgctattttttttttaagctACTATGTTAGCGAAATAAATGGAAAtgttacaaataaaaataaatttaatttaagaAGCTATTTTACTAAAAATGaagatttaaataatgcttcagataatgaaaatgtacATGGAGAATCTGAGGAGAAAATTGTGACTGTTACGAACCAAACAACTTTAAGTGGTACACCATCTGTTCAAACATCTGGTGATACTCCTCAGGCTCGAGGAGTAAATTCCACTGATATAAGCCTTACACAAGGTAACAATACTGAACAGCCATGTACAGAATGTGAAAGCGAATGCACCGAAAATTGTACAGACTGTCATGATGAAGATTGTACAGAATGTCATGATGAAGATTGTACAGACTGCCATGATGAAACTTGTACAGACTGCCATGATGAATCGTGTCCAGATTGCCAAACAGAATGTACTGATGCTTGTCGAGAAGAATGTGCACAAATGAGAGCTGCTAATAACCCAAATTGTGAAgagtgtaaaaaaatattaaatccTAAGAATCCAGAAACACATGGTGCTGAACATGAAAGACAGACTACACCAGAAGTCCAAATTGTAATAGAAGATATAACAAATGATACGAAAAGTATGCCAGATGAAGATGAACCAGTATGTGATGAACAATTGGATGAAGGTGGTGACaatgaagaagaagaagataATGTAGATATTGAAGATGTTGAAATCATTGAAAGTACCGAGGAAATTGAAGATAGTAATGATAGTGAAGATTTAGAATTAGAATTAGAAGGAGAAGAAGTTACAAATGTTAACACAGATGGACAAGAAGGAAATGAAGGCGAAACTGAAGCAACTGtaacaaatgaaaatggaaatagTAATACAAATACGAATGAAGTAgctaataataatcaaaCTAATAATACCAATAATGCTAATAATAGTCAAACTAATAATACCAACAgtactaataataataacaatggTGCTAATTTACTTATAAAGGAATATAAAGGAAACACCAATGGTACAactgaaaatgaaaatattttagacAATGCTTTAAGTGGTATTGATGATAATCAATTTTCTAGTGATATACAAGATTTCTCACAAGATATAACTGAATATGCCTTAATGGAAGATGATATTTAA
- a CDS encoding phosducin-like protein, putative: protein MNPKNKLTDICTSLTLEQAKKDITKECKLVKEQNNYPGDILSKNTLDQNINPLNSNENENSDEEEIRKWREKRLMQLKKKQELKKDGVYIDVIEKDFIPTVVKNACVVCHFYDNNFKRCHILHTHLIKLANIHLATKFIKVEAKNCLFFMNKLNIKVLPSLCLFIDGVLVKTCIGFEDFGNKDEFKTKDLELFLFKKNLIRNTEYNESDEED from the exons ATGAATCCCAAAAATAAACTAACGGATATTTGCACATCTCTAACCTTA GAGCAAGCAAAAAAGGACATAACCAAAGAATGTAAATTAGTGAaggaacaaaataattatccAGGGGATATACTATCGAAAAATACATTGGACCAAAATATCAATCCCCTAAATTCCAACGAAA ACGAAAATAGTGATGAAGAGGAGATACGAAAGTGGAGGGAGAAAAGATTAATGCAActtaaa AAAAAGCAAGAGCTAAAAAAAGATGGTGTTTATATAGATGTAATTGAAAAGGATTTCATACCCACAGTTGTTAAAAATGCTTGTGTA GTTTGCCATTTTTATGATAACAACTTTAAACGATGCCATATTTTACATACccatttaattaaattagcAAATATTCACTTAGCGACAAAATTTATCaa AGTAGAGGCTAAAAATTgcctattttttatgaataaattaaatataaaggtTTTGCCGAGTTTATGTCTTTTTATCGATGGTGTGCTAGTCAAGACATGTATTGGATTTGAAGATTTTGGAA ATAAAGAtgaatttaaaacaaaGGATTTGgaattgtttttatttaaaaaaaatcttaTTAGAAATAcg gaATACAACGAAAGCGATGAAGAAGATTAA